In Chitinophaga oryzae, the sequence GTGATCCTCGATTTCATCGACCGGAAATATGACGTACTGGTATGTACCAACATCGTGGAAAGCGGTGTGGACATCCCCAACGCCAATACTATTATCATCAATAATGCGCATCACTTCGGCTTGAGTGATCTGCATCAGCTGCGTGGCCGCGTGGGCCGCAGTAACAAAAAAGCTTTCTGCTACCTGCTGGCCCCGCCTATGAGCACCCTCACCGCAGACAGCCGCAAACGCCTGCAAACGCTCGAACAGCATAGTGAGCTGGGTAGCGGCTTCCAGATCGCCATGCGCGACCTCGATATCCGCGGCGCCGGTAACCTGCTCGGCGGTGAACAAAGCGGGTTCATGGCGGAAATAGGCTTCGATATGTACCAGAAGATCCTCGATGAAGCTATCCGTGAACTGAAACAAAACGAATTCCGCGACCTCTTCAAGGAACAGCTGGAAGAGAAAAAAGACTTCGTCAACGACTGTACAATCGATACCGACCTCGAAATACTGATCCCGGATACCTATATAGAAAGCATCCAGGAACGTCTCAACCTGTACCAGGAACTGGACAATATCACGGAAGACGGCAGGTTACAACAGTTTGAGAAAGAACTGACAGACCGCTTCGGCCCGCTGCCTGAACCGGTAAGAGACCTGCTCACCATGATACGCTGCCGCTGGATGGCCATACAGCTGGGCTTCGAAAAAATGATGCTCAAAGAAGAAAACCTCCGCTGCTACTTTATCAATAACCCCGATTCCCCGTATTTTGAATCGCCTACGTTTAACCATATATTAACGTATATACAAACCCGTACCAACAACGCCAAACTGAAACAGGTAGGCAAAAACTTCATGCTGGTGGTGAACCGTATCCGTCATATGGACGATCTGCATGCTTTCCTCAAAGGCATTACGGATAGCCGCAAATAATTTTTTTGTAACATTTTCATTGTGTAATCGTTTCATTCATAATTAGAAACGAATGTTTTTACATGTGTATATGATATCGGGTGAAAAATTTTTTCCCGGCTTTTGTGGAAACAGGGTTTTACGCTGCATCATGAGGGTGTAATAAACATCGAAAACAATTTTTTTTAAATAAGAAAAACAAAGACACATGAAAAAGGTAATGTTATTAGCCGCCGGATTATTCTTCGCTCTGAGCACCTTCGCCCAACAGGCTGACAATAAACAGGTAAAGAAAATTGAAGTGAACGGCTCTGCTGAAATTGAAATCACACCGGATGAACTCAACCTGGACATCTCCCTGAAAGAATATTTAAAAGGTAAAACCAAAGTGGACATCACCACACTGGAAAAACAGCTGGTGAAAGCCATCGTGGATGCAGGCCTGCCGAAAGAAGTGCTGACAATCGAAAACGTGAACGGTTTCAACAATGAATATTTCCTCCGTAAGAAAAAAGATCCGGTAGAATTCATGGCCCGCAAGCAGTACCGCCTGAAACTGACCAAACTGGATAAAATCAACGATATCCTGGGCGCGGTAGATGCGGAAGGTATTGAAAGCACCCGCATCTCTTCCTATACTTCCAGCAAAATGGACCAGTACCGCAAAGAAGCGAAAATCAAAGCGATCAAAGCTGCTAAAGAGAAAGCTGAATACATGCTGGCTGCTATCGGTAACAGCATCGATAACGTGATCGAAGTACAGGAAATCAACACCGATAACTACGCTGACTACCGTCCGCAGATCATGGCCAATGCAATGTACAAATCTGCTGATGCCGTTGGCGGTGGCGCTCCTGAGATTGATTTCAAAACCATCAAAGTTCGTGCTGAAGTAAGGACCGTGTTTAGCATCAAATAGTGCTCGCCGGCTCGCGGAGTTCACGCAAAGACGCAAAGCAGCAAAGAGCGCAAAGATTATATAAGCGAGCAAAGAAAGCAAAGGGGCGAAGATCAAATTTGATCTTCGCCCCTTTGCTTTCTTATTTAACCTTAAAAATTCTTTGCGCTCTTTGCTGCTTTGCGCCTTTGCGTGAGCGAGGACTAGAAGCTGTATCTCAGGCCCAGTTGCATCTGATGACGGGAACCGAAGAAGTCTTTGGAATAAGGTGATCCCGGATTTTCCAGTTTGAGGATCGGGTAGTTGTTCACCACTTTTCCGGTCGGTGTTGCACCTACGCTGGCAGAAGAGTTGAAGGTGTTCGGTGAGAAGTACTGAATACCCCAGTCTTTGTTGATCAGGTTGGTCACGTTCACGATGTCATAAGTGAGTGTCAGTGTGTGCATGGATTTACCGGCTTTGAAGTTGAAATCCTGGCTAAAGCGGAAGTCAGCCTGTGTGTTCCATGGTGTACGGCCACCGTTACGTTCGGTGAACTGGCCTTTGCGGCCGCTCAGGTATTTATCATTATTGATGTAGGTCATGAATTCTGTTGCTTGTTGAGCGGCAGTTTTGCCATTAACGTCAGCAAAGAAGTTGGTCGCTTCTGCTACATCTTTCGGGATGTAAGCGAGGCTCACCTGCTGCGGCGTACCCTGTACGGTAGCGTTTACGAAACCATAGGTATACGGTAAACCGGAAGAGGTGTTAAAGAACACGGAGAAGTTGGAAACCCATTTGTTTTTGGCATCCCAGGCGTGTTTGTAGTTAACGGTGGCAACGATGCGGTTGCGGATGTCGAAGTTGGAGTAAGCCAGCGCCGGGTTATTCGGGTTCAGCGCCTGGTTCAGCTGCCAGTTAGACTCCATGGAGTTACGGATACCGTTGGTGATGTCTTTAGCTTGTCCGTAAGTGTAAGCTGCCATTACGTTCAGGCCAAAGGGGAAGGATTTGGACACCTGCGCAGTGATGCTGTAACGGTAACCTTTATCCGTGTTGGACAACAGGTAAGCATTCGTATATAACGGATTGATTTTAGTACCGGACCAGATAGGCTGTTGTTTGTTCACGTCGTAGGCATAATAAGTAGGATTGTCTGCCAGGTTGATCTGCTGGAACATCAGGTCTTTGATCACTTTGGTATAGATACCTTCAACGCTGAATTTCCACTGGTCGCGGGTGTTGTACTCGAGGGCGAGGCTGCTTCTCCATACCTGCGGCATTTTGAAGTTGTTGTCGATCAGGTCTACCTGTGTAGCGCCGGAAGCGTCATTAACTTTAGCACCGTTCTGGGCGGCGAAATCTGCGATACCGTTTTGGGAAGGTTGCGCTGCTGCGATCGGGCCGTTTACAAAAGGTTTGCTGGAACGCTGGTCGTAAGCACCGTAAGTTACACCGTTGTTGTAGTAAGCATAACCTAACCATGCGAAAGGAATACGGCCGGTGAAGAGACCGGTACCACCGCGCAGTACGAGGCTGTTGTCGCCTTTGATATCATAGTTGAAACCTAAACGCGGAGAAATCTGGATGTTGTTCAGGAAGTTGTTTTTGATATCCTGTGGCTTGGTGTAC encodes:
- a CDS encoding SIMPL domain-containing protein, which gives rise to MKKVMLLAAGLFFALSTFAQQADNKQVKKIEVNGSAEIEITPDELNLDISLKEYLKGKTKVDITTLEKQLVKAIVDAGLPKEVLTIENVNGFNNEYFLRKKKDPVEFMARKQYRLKLTKLDKINDILGAVDAEGIESTRISSYTSSKMDQYRKEAKIKAIKAAKEKAEYMLAAIGNSIDNVIEVQEINTDNYADYRPQIMANAMYKSADAVGGGAPEIDFKTIKVRAEVRTVFSIK